One genomic region from Balaenoptera acutorostrata chromosome 1, mBalAcu1.1, whole genome shotgun sequence encodes:
- the LOC114238017 gene encoding cytochrome c oxidase subunit 7C, mitochondrial-like, with protein MLGQSIRRFTTSVARRSHYEEGPGKNIPFSVENKWWLLAMMTLYFGSGFAAPFYIVRHQLLKK; from the coding sequence ATGTTGGGACAAAGCATCCGGAGGTTCACAACCTCTGTGGCCCGTAGGAGCCACTATGAGGAGGGTCCAGGGAAGAATATACCATTTTCAGTGGAAAACAAGTGGTGGTTACTAGCTATGATGACTTTGTACTTTGGGTCTGGATTTGCTGCACCTTTCTATATAGTAAGACACCAACTGCTTAAAAAATAA